The Mercurialis annua linkage group LG2, ddMerAnnu1.2, whole genome shotgun sequence genome contains a region encoding:
- the LOC126670064 gene encoding scarecrow-like protein 18, protein MFNSQKLDDNLTSTTKHQVNIYSYPRFDDPLYHIIHTPPLQTCLQEIAKLDEITNGIQKPDKTNQDHQFSSTSLQLLKNYSQGIKRLSLERIIKPSIDDIEAPSAEELSTERIVRIAGERFIQCITTTVDVVSMLNNPFHLSLSNLSDDDAKKVELAELLLFSAEKVGNQHYERARILLNQCDLFSSSDGTSVERVVHYFCNALRDRIDRETGKCFTNRLPLFNIEEAIMAPTSNNLAIYQEVPFSKVAHFGGIQAIVENVRDSKRIHVIDLGIRIGVQWTGLMQSLASEFDSDLELLKITAVGTTWKQLIEETGERLKSFAHSINLPFSFNIVMVSDMLNLKEDQFEIDSDETVVVYCEYILRSLIPLPDRLDSMMKVIRILNPSIMVVVEPEYNSNSPCFLNRFVEALFYFSAYFDCLESCMGDDPNRTIIESLHFGEGIRNIVATEGEERKIRNAKLDVWRAFFGRFGMMETQLSTSSLCQAKLIAKKFACGNACTLDLDGKSLLIGWKGTAMHSLSAWKFM, encoded by the exons ATGTTCAATTCTCAAAAGCTTGACGATAATTTAACCTCTACTACTAAACATCAAGTAAACATTTATTCCTATCCCCGTTTTGATGATCCACTCTACCATATTATTCACACTCCTCCACTGCAAACATGCTTGCAAGAAATCGCAAAGCTCGACGAAATCACCAACGGAATCCAAAAACCCGACAAGACAAATCAAGATCATCAGTTTTCCTCAACATCACTTCAACTTCTGAAAAATTATAGCCAAGGGATTAAAAGACTGAGCCTGGAGAGAATCATCAAGCCAAGTATTGATGATATAGAAGCTCCGAGTGCTGAGGAATTATCAACTGAAAGAATTGTGAGGATAGCTGGAGAGAGATTTATTCAATGCATCACTACAACAGTGGATGTCGTTTCGATGCTTAATAATCCTTTTCATCTTTCTCTCTCGAACCTTTCTGACGATGACGCGAAAAAGGTGGAACTTGCTGAACTATTGCTCTTTTCTGCTGAGAAAGTAGGCAATCAGCACTATGAACGTGCAAGAATTTTGCTCAATCAATGTGATCTTTTTTCTTCCAGCGATGGAACTTCGGTTGAACGCGTAgttcattatttttgtaacgCTCTACGTGATAGGATCGATCGCGAAACAGGAAAGTGTTTCACAAACCGACTGCCGTTGTTCAATATTGAAGAAGCAATTATGGCTCCAACCTCAAATAACCTCGCAATCTACCAAGAAGTTCCTTTCTCTAAG GTTGCACATTTTGGTGGAATCCAAGCCATTGTAGAAAATGTGAGGGATTCAAAGAGGATTCATGTGATTGATCTTGGAATCAGAATAGGTGTGCAATGGACAGGCCTGATGCAATCCTTGGCGTCAGAATTCGACTCTGATCTCGAGCTTTTAAAGATTACGGCAGTTGGTACTACTTGGAAACAATTGATTGAAGAAACTGGTGAGAGATTAAAAAGTTTTGCTCACTCCATTAATTTACCATTTTCTTTTAACATAGTAATGGTATCAGACATGTTGAATCTCAAAGAAGATCAATTCGAGATTGATTCTGATGAAACAGTAGTTGTCTACTGTGAATATATTTTACGGAGCCTCATTCCATTGCCCGATAGACTAGATTCTATGATGAAAGTCATCAGAATCCTGAATCCAAGTATAATGGTGGTCGTTGAACCCGAGTATAATTCAAACTCACCGTGTTTCCTAAACCGTTTTGTCGAAGCTCTTTTCTATTTCAGTGCGTATTTCGATTGTCTAGAATCCTGTATGGGCGATGATCCGAATAGGACGATTATCGAATCTTTGCACTTCGGCGAGGGAATCAGAAATATCGTAGCCACCGAAGGGGAAGAGAGGAAAATCCGAAATGCGAAGCTTGATGTGTGGAGGGCATTCTTTGGGCGTTTTGGGATGATGGAGACTCAACTCAGTACATCATCTTTATGCCAAGCTAAgctaattgctaaaaagttcgCCTGTGGAAATGCTTGTACACTTGATTTAGATGGTAAGAGTCTGCTAATTGGATGGAAAGGTACAGCAATGCATTCTCTTTCTGCTTGGAAATTCATGTAA